The proteins below come from a single Portunus trituberculatus isolate SZX2019 chromosome 2, ASM1759143v1, whole genome shotgun sequence genomic window:
- the LOC123504017 gene encoding LOW QUALITY PROTEIN: opsin, ultraviolet-sensitive-like (The sequence of the model RefSeq protein was modified relative to this genomic sequence to represent the inferred CDS: inserted 2 bases in 2 codons) → MAPSTPVFPLGSLQGSNFSFHLPSPAVSPVASPRVYETHMLGWNTPQDYMEFVHPYWKTFEAPNPFLHYMLAVFYVVFMFAALVGNGVVIWVFTSAKSLRTPSNMFVINLALLDFIMMMKTPVFIINSFNEGPVWGKLGCDVFALLGSYSGIGGAMTNAAIAFDRYRTITNPFAAKMTRSKAFLMVVGIWMYATPWCLLPLFGVWGXYVPEGFLTTCSFDYLTETFENRAFVVAIFFFAYIVPGVMIVYFYTQIYGHVRAHERAMREQAKKMNVDNIRNTDKEDQEKSAEIRIAKVCMGLFFMFLVSWTPYALVALIGAFGNRAVLTPLTSMLPALNCKMVACIXPWVYAINHPRYRLELQKRLPWFCIHEEKETENTSRVSTDKL, encoded by the exons ATGGCTCCATCTACGCCGGTGTTCCCCTTGGGCAGCTTGCAGGGGTCTaatttctccttccatctcccctcACCAGCCGT AAGTCCAGTCGCGTCCCCGAGAGTCTACGAAACTCACATGCTTGGTTGGAACACGCCGCAAGATTACATGGAATTTGTTCACCCTTACTGGAAGACCTTTGAAGCTCCCAACCCCTTCCTCCACTACATGCTGGCTGTCTTTTATGTGGTTTTCATGTTCGCTGCTCTGGTGGGGAACGGCGTGGTCATCTGGGTGTTTACAAG TGCCAAAAGCCTTCGAACTCCTTCCAATATGTTCGTCATCAACTTGGCTCTTCTGGActtcataatgatgatgaagactcCAGTTTTCATCATCAATTCGTTCAATGAAGGGCCAGTCTGGGGGAAACTGGGCTGCGACGTTTTTGCACTGCTAGGAAGCTACTCTGGTATTGGAGGAGCCATGACCAACGCTGCGATTGCTTTTGATCGTTACAG aACCATTACCAATCCTTTTGCAGCCAAGATGACACGTAGCAAGGCGTTCCTAATGGTGGTCGGTATTTGGATGTACGCAACCCCTTGGTGTTTGCTCCCTCTGTTTGGTGTTTGGG GATATGTTCctg AGGGCTTCCTGACGACCTGCAGCTTCGATTATTTAACGGAAACCTTCGAAAACAGAGCATTTGTGGTGGCAATCTTCTTCTTCGCCTACATCGTTCCTGGAGTTATGATTGTATACTTCTACACTCAGATATACGGACATGTGCGCGCCCACGAGAGAGCCATGAGGGAACag GCTAAGAAGATGAATGTGGACAACATCAGAAACACAGACAAGGAAGATCAAGAGAAGTCAGCTGAGATTCGCATAGCCAAAGTGTGCATGGGGTTGTTCTTCATGTTCCTGGTATCTTGGACACCTTACGCTCTGGTGGCGCTTATTGGAGCCTTcgggaacag ggcggTTTTAACACCTTTGACATCGATGCTGCCTGCTCTAAACTGCAAGATGGTGGCTTGTA GACCCTGGGTGTATGCCATCAACCATCCCCGCTACAG gctgGAGCTACAGAAAAGACTGCCTTGGTTTTGTATCCACGAGGAAAAAGAGACTGAAAATACATCCAGAGTCTCAACTGATAAACTAtaa